From the Halorhabdus utahensis DSM 12940 genome, one window contains:
- the hemE gene encoding uroporphyrinogen decarboxylase — MSELLVRAARGERTERPPVWLMRQAGRHLPEYRELREEYDFLEAVTTPEIAAEITLQPWDRYRPDGVVMFSDILTILEPLGFDYHIESGTGPVVESPIADPGDVPQAYAPIQESLDYVGELLDRLDTQVGEETGIIGFAGGPFTLASYAVAGRPTRNHYPLRQFKARHPEAFADLLSIVADAVREFLSYQVDHGADVVQLFDTYAGVLPPAAYREFIQPLHREILTDIDVPTILFVRNMGGRLDQLAATGADVVSLDWTVEMDTAREQLGDRPVQGNLDPSVLFAGPETVRERTREVIEAAGDQGHILNLGHGVHQDTPIESVEAFVETAKSIER; from the coding sequence ATGAGCGAGTTACTCGTGCGGGCCGCCCGCGGCGAGCGCACCGAGCGACCGCCGGTGTGGTTGATGCGCCAGGCCGGCCGGCACCTCCCGGAGTATCGCGAGCTTCGCGAGGAGTACGACTTCCTCGAGGCCGTCACCACGCCGGAGATCGCCGCCGAGATCACACTCCAGCCCTGGGACCGCTACCGCCCGGACGGCGTCGTGATGTTCTCGGACATCCTCACGATCCTCGAACCACTCGGATTCGACTATCACATCGAATCCGGAACCGGCCCCGTCGTCGAATCCCCGATCGCTGACCCGGGAGACGTCCCCCAGGCGTACGCCCCGATCCAGGAGTCCCTCGATTACGTCGGCGAATTGCTCGATCGACTCGACACCCAGGTTGGCGAGGAAACCGGAATCATCGGCTTTGCCGGCGGCCCCTTCACCCTGGCCTCCTACGCTGTCGCCGGCCGGCCGACCCGGAATCACTATCCGCTCCGGCAGTTCAAGGCCCGACACCCCGAGGCTTTCGCGGACCTCCTCTCGATCGTTGCCGATGCCGTCCGGGAGTTCCTGTCGTATCAGGTCGACCACGGTGCGGACGTCGTCCAGCTGTTCGACACCTATGCGGGCGTGTTGCCACCGGCTGCCTATCGCGAGTTCATCCAACCGCTCCACCGCGAGATACTGACAGACATCGATGTCCCGACGATTCTCTTCGTCCGGAACATGGGTGGCCGCCTCGACCAGCTGGCGGCGACGGGCGCGGATGTGGTCAGTCTCGACTGGACGGTCGAGATGGACACGGCCCGCGAACAGTTGGGAGATCGTCCTGTTCAGGGAAACCTCGATCCGTCCGTCCTCTTCGCCGGTCCGGAAACCGTCCGCGAGCGAACGCGTGAGGTGATCGAAGCGGCCGGGGATCAGGGCCACATTCTCAATCTCGGTCACGGCGTCCACCAGGACACACCGATCGAGAGCGTCGAGGCGTTCGTCGAAACGGCCAAGTCGATCGAGCGGTGA
- the secY gene encoding preprotein translocase subunit SecY — protein sequence MSWKDTAEPLLTRMPSVARPEGHVPFKRKLGWTAGVLVLFFFLRNINVYGLGTGGSNAFGRFSSILASQQGSIMQLGIGPIVTASIVLQLLGGADLLGLDTQNNPRDQILYQGLQKVLVLVMIVLTGFPMVFAADFLPAESVMGLPTGAVKWLMFAQIFVGGVLILYMDEVISKWGVGSGIGLFIVAGVSQSLVGGLISIPQIAGNWGFIPYWIGAVFGIVDIPSPLTARGMGQLLFHTSGQNYIGLIAILTTVSIFVIVVYAESVRVEIPLSHARVKGARGRFPVKLIYASVLPMILVRALQMNIQFMGRLLNSQLGGLPAWLGAYNDNGQAVSGLFYYLAPIQSPQEWAWFVFGGQITQDVWQIMIRVGVDLTFMIIGGAIFAVFWVETTDMGPEATAQQIQNSGMQIPGFRQSPGVLEKVLGRYIPQVTVIGGALVGLLAVMANMLGTVGGVTGTGLLLTVSITYKLYEEIAEEQLMEMHPMMRQMFG from the coding sequence ATGAGCTGGAAGGATACCGCCGAACCACTACTCACGCGGATGCCGTCGGTCGCCCGCCCCGAGGGCCACGTCCCCTTCAAGCGCAAGCTGGGCTGGACCGCCGGCGTGCTGGTCCTGTTTTTCTTCCTGAGAAACATCAACGTCTATGGACTCGGCACCGGTGGCTCGAACGCGTTCGGTCGGTTCTCGTCGATCCTCGCGTCCCAGCAGGGATCGATCATGCAGCTGGGGATCGGACCGATCGTCACGGCGAGCATCGTCCTGCAGTTGCTCGGTGGGGCCGACCTGCTCGGGCTTGATACCCAGAACAACCCGCGGGATCAGATCCTCTATCAGGGCCTCCAGAAGGTGCTGGTGCTCGTGATGATCGTGCTGACGGGTTTTCCGATGGTGTTCGCCGCGGACTTCCTGCCGGCCGAATCCGTGATGGGCCTGCCCACTGGGGCGGTAAAGTGGCTCATGTTCGCCCAGATCTTCGTCGGCGGTGTCCTCATTCTCTACATGGACGAGGTAATCAGCAAGTGGGGCGTCGGTAGCGGGATCGGCCTGTTCATCGTCGCCGGCGTCAGTCAGAGTCTCGTCGGCGGCCTCATCAGCATCCCACAGATCGCCGGGAACTGGGGCTTCATCCCCTACTGGATCGGTGCTGTCTTCGGGATCGTCGACATTCCGTCACCGCTGACAGCTCGAGGGATGGGTCAACTGCTGTTCCATACGAGTGGACAGAACTACATCGGGCTCATTGCGATTCTCACGACGGTCTCGATCTTCGTGATCGTCGTCTACGCCGAGTCCGTTCGCGTCGAGATCCCACTCAGCCACGCTCGAGTGAAGGGTGCACGGGGTCGCTTCCCGGTGAAGCTCATCTACGCGAGCGTCCTGCCGATGATCCTCGTCCGGGCATTGCAGATGAACATCCAGTTCATGGGCCGACTGCTCAACTCCCAGCTTGGCGGGTTGCCTGCCTGGCTAGGAGCTTACAACGACAACGGGCAGGCGGTGAGCGGATTGTTTTACTACCTCGCACCGATCCAGAGTCCCCAGGAATGGGCGTGGTTCGTCTTCGGGGGGCAGATCACCCAGGACGTCTGGCAGATCATGATCCGGGTCGGTGTCGACTTGACGTTCATGATCATCGGCGGCGCGATCTTCGCCGTCTTCTGGGTCGAAACCACCGACATGGGGCCTGAAGCCACGGCCCAGCAGATCCAGAACTCCGGGATGCAGATCCCCGGGTTCCGCCAGAGTCCCGGCGTCCTCGAGAAGGTGCTCGGCCGCTACATCCCACAGGTGACGGTCATCGGCGGGGCCCTGGTCGGCCTACTCGCCGTCATGGCAAACATGCTGGGTACCGTTGGTGGCGTTACCGGGACGGGCCTGCTGCTGACGGTGAGTATCACCTACAAGCTCTACGAGGAGATCGCCGAGGAGCAACTCATGGAGATGCACCCCATGATGCGCCAGATGTTCGGATAA
- a CDS encoding uL15m family ribosomal protein gives MTDKSKRQRGSRTHGGGTHKNRRGAGHRGGRGDAGRDKHEMHNHPPIGKSGFTRPEKAQDDVATVEVKTLDEDAALLAADGVAEQTDGGYEIDARDVVEDGHEVDVVKVLGGGQVRNELTIVADAFSDGAREKIEAAGGTTELSDRGEQRQDKDDADTDTA, from the coding sequence ATGACTGACAAGAGCAAACGCCAGCGCGGTTCGCGCACGCACGGCGGTGGCACGCACAAGAACCGACGCGGTGCCGGTCACCGCGGCGGTCGCGGTGACGCCGGCCGTGACAAACACGAGATGCACAACCACCCGCCGATCGGCAAGAGCGGGTTCACGCGACCGGAGAAAGCTCAGGACGACGTCGCGACAGTCGAGGTCAAGACGCTCGACGAGGATGCGGCCTTGCTGGCTGCCGACGGGGTCGCCGAGCAGACCGACGGCGGCTACGAGATCGACGCCCGTGACGTCGTCGAGGACGGCCACGAGGTCGACGTCGTGAAGGTGCTCGGTGGCGGGCAGGTCCGCAACGAGTTGACCATCGTCGCCGACGCCTTCTCCGATGGGGCTCGCGAGAAGATCGAAGCCGCGGGCGGCACCACGGAGCTGAGCGACCGCGGCGAACAGCGACAGGATAAAGACGACGCCGACACCGACACAGCATAA
- a CDS encoding adenylate kinase has translation MRNPKILLLGPPGAGKGTQSSNLVSEFGIEHVTTGDALRSNKGMDISDLGLEYDTPGEYMDRGELVPDEVVTAIVEEALTSADGFVLDGYPRNLEQAEELETMTDLDVIASLSVGEEELVDRLTGRRVCSDCGENYHVEFDQPDADGVCDECGGELIQREDDQEEAVRNRLDVFAENTEPVIEYYSDREAFVEIDGEQSLDAVWADLKDAVEDELQS, from the coding sequence ATGCGCAATCCGAAGATTTTGCTTCTGGGTCCACCAGGCGCAGGCAAGGGCACGCAGAGTTCGAATCTCGTCTCCGAGTTCGGCATCGAACACGTCACGACAGGCGACGCACTCCGATCGAACAAGGGGATGGATATCTCCGATCTCGGCCTGGAGTACGACACGCCCGGCGAGTACATGGACCGGGGCGAGCTCGTCCCCGACGAGGTCGTCACCGCTATCGTCGAGGAAGCGTTGACCAGCGCCGACGGGTTCGTGCTGGACGGGTATCCCCGCAACCTCGAGCAGGCCGAGGAACTCGAAACGATGACCGATCTGGACGTGATCGCCTCACTGTCGGTTGGCGAGGAGGAACTCGTCGATCGATTGACCGGCCGGCGGGTCTGTTCGGACTGTGGCGAGAACTACCACGTCGAGTTCGACCAGCCAGATGCAGACGGAGTCTGTGACGAGTGTGGTGGCGAATTGATCCAGCGTGAGGACGACCAGGAGGAGGCAGTCCGGAACCGCCTGGACGTCTTCGCCGAGAACACCGAACCCGTCATCGAGTACTACAGCGACCGCGAGGCGTTCGTCGAGATCGACGGCGAACAGTCCCTCGATGCTGTCTGGGCCGATCTCAAAGACGCCGTCGAAGACGAACTACAAAGTTGA
- the hemH gene encoding ferrochelatase: MSTGILLLNFGEPATPEREAVVSYLERIFFNNREIEGDTTEAEARERSRELAERRAGPLIEEYEAIGGSPLNKQARKQAQALEDRLRERGRDVETYIGMQFTEPFIDEALDAAIADGHDRIIGLPIYPLCGPSTTVDSLEELRAAADERDFDALQELSGWHRHPDYPRLRADAIQAFAEKRGVDLSDPDTALVFSAHGTPQHYLEEGSRYDIYVTEYVETVAGLLGIDEYELGYQNHENRGIPWTEPEIEEVIETVDAERVVVEPISFMHEQSETLSELDVELHEEAEEAGLEFHRVPIPHDDERFVGVLEDLVEPFIADFDPAVYQFRQCECRDEPGTMCLNAPIE, translated from the coding sequence ATGTCGACCGGAATCCTGCTGTTGAACTTCGGCGAACCAGCGACGCCGGAACGCGAGGCTGTCGTCTCGTATCTCGAACGCATCTTCTTCAACAACCGCGAGATCGAGGGCGACACGACCGAGGCCGAGGCGCGCGAACGGTCCCGCGAACTCGCCGAGCGCCGGGCCGGCCCGCTGATCGAGGAGTACGAGGCCATCGGCGGGTCGCCGCTGAACAAACAGGCCCGCAAGCAGGCCCAAGCCCTGGAGGATCGACTCCGCGAGCGTGGTCGGGATGTCGAGACCTACATCGGGATGCAGTTCACCGAGCCGTTCATCGACGAGGCACTCGATGCGGCCATCGCCGACGGCCACGACCGGATCATCGGGCTCCCGATCTATCCGCTGTGTGGCCCCTCGACGACCGTCGACTCTCTCGAGGAACTCCGTGCGGCCGCCGACGAGCGCGACTTCGACGCGCTCCAGGAACTGTCGGGCTGGCATCGCCATCCCGACTATCCACGCCTGCGGGCCGACGCGATCCAGGCGTTCGCCGAGAAGCGGGGCGTCGACCTGAGTGATCCCGACACGGCCCTCGTGTTCTCGGCCCACGGCACGCCACAGCACTATCTCGAAGAGGGCAGCCGGTACGACATCTACGTCACCGAATACGTCGAGACCGTCGCGGGGCTGCTCGGGATCGACGAGTACGAACTCGGCTATCAGAACCACGAGAACCGGGGCATCCCGTGGACCGAACCCGAAATCGAAGAGGTCATCGAGACAGTCGACGCCGAGCGGGTCGTCGTCGAGCCGATCAGCTTCATGCACGAACAGAGCGAGACGCTCTCGGAACTCGACGTCGAACTCCACGAGGAAGCCGAGGAGGCGGGCCTGGAGTTCCACCGCGTGCCGATCCCCCACGACGACGAACGGTTCGTCGGCGTGCTGGAAGACCTCGTCGAGCCATTTATCGCCGATTTCGACCCCGCAGTCTACCAGTTCCGGCAGTGTGAGTGTCGGGACGAACCGGGGACGATGTGTCTGAACGCACCCATTGAGTGA
- a CDS encoding ATP-binding protein has product MSCLLTDPTTVLAVGGSPANLEAVRSALADSAAEDVIEVDDINVGSTLEARDDIGCVLVFDADATFVDVYEHVRAVDENVPVVVQTEPDESTAVAVSQRSACRLVPSDAGDAVLRKTVEDALSTYERRRNEAADSSILETLLAEGKMSMFAKDDRGRYVRFADVPYTANPAEVRGKTDPEIFNQQEISEEALANDLRVVETGEPIRDNIERFSGAGGDHWSEATKIPWRRNGEVIGVVGYAKDVSKRMQYKKRFEEERRRFDKFASYVSHDLRTPLQVIVGALERARDGDTDALDRIERATDRVGEIIEDLSSLSKGDQDATSFSEEVLDALDIGVSTTELPSLVENVWQLDSTESATLEIDMPEETEIVAETETVRPLIENLLKNAVDHAGPDVTVRVGTMDRGFFVADDGPGIPPEERDQIFDEGYTTAEEGSGTGLTIVSETVSQQGWEMDVTESEAGGARFEITECPVVEPSTTTPGDPISLSTNEDIGTVSVPGEASYDPDTDVWTVVGDGRDIWQDIDEFHFVYATTSEPVRIQGRLSELEGVHEYSKAGLMVRDGLGDDDALALIGATRDYGSEVLWRTRTGGNAESTQYEEPYDAFQWYQLVVDERGVTLSFSTDGEEWQPLEQLPIELQPPYHVGLAVCSHTDDLTAEARFENVTVNELESE; this is encoded by the coding sequence ATGAGTTGTCTCCTTACAGATCCAACGACGGTGCTTGCCGTCGGCGGATCCCCTGCGAATCTCGAGGCTGTTCGATCAGCGCTTGCTGATTCTGCTGCCGAGGACGTCATCGAGGTCGACGATATCAACGTCGGGTCGACCCTCGAAGCTCGTGACGATATCGGGTGTGTACTGGTTTTCGATGCCGATGCAACGTTCGTCGACGTATACGAGCATGTCAGAGCCGTCGACGAGAACGTGCCGGTCGTGGTGCAGACGGAACCCGATGAATCGACCGCCGTGGCGGTCAGCCAACGTTCGGCTTGTCGGTTGGTGCCGAGCGATGCCGGTGACGCTGTCCTTCGGAAGACTGTCGAGGACGCACTGTCGACCTACGAGCGGCGGCGAAACGAAGCGGCAGATAGCAGTATTCTCGAAACGTTGCTCGCTGAAGGGAAGATGTCGATGTTTGCCAAGGACGACCGCGGTCGGTACGTCCGCTTTGCTGACGTGCCCTACACGGCCAACCCCGCGGAAGTCAGGGGCAAGACTGATCCGGAGATATTCAACCAGCAGGAGATCTCCGAGGAGGCACTCGCTAACGATCTCCGTGTCGTCGAGACGGGCGAACCGATCCGTGACAATATCGAGCGCTTCAGCGGCGCGGGCGGAGACCACTGGTCGGAGGCGACGAAGATTCCCTGGCGTCGGAATGGGGAGGTCATCGGTGTGGTCGGGTATGCCAAAGACGTCTCCAAACGGATGCAGTACAAAAAGCGATTCGAGGAGGAGCGCCGTCGCTTCGACAAGTTCGCGAGTTACGTTTCACACGACCTTCGGACGCCGTTGCAGGTGATCGTCGGTGCCCTCGAGCGCGCTCGTGACGGGGACACTGACGCCCTCGATCGGATCGAGCGCGCGACTGACCGCGTCGGCGAGATCATCGAGGATCTGAGTTCCCTCTCGAAGGGAGATCAGGACGCCACTTCATTTTCCGAGGAGGTTCTCGACGCGCTCGATATCGGCGTCTCGACGACTGAACTCCCGTCGCTGGTCGAGAACGTCTGGCAACTCGACAGCACAGAGTCGGCGACGCTCGAAATCGATATGCCCGAGGAGACCGAGATCGTCGCCGAAACGGAGACGGTTCGCCCACTGATCGAGAACCTGCTGAAAAACGCCGTCGATCACGCCGGCCCTGACGTGACTGTCCGTGTCGGGACGATGGACCGTGGCTTTTTCGTGGCCGACGACGGTCCCGGAATCCCGCCGGAGGAGCGCGATCAGATCTTCGATGAAGGGTATACAACTGCTGAAGAGGGTAGTGGAACCGGCCTCACGATCGTCAGTGAAACCGTCTCACAGCAAGGGTGGGAAATGGACGTGACTGAAAGTGAAGCCGGCGGTGCTCGCTTCGAGATCACCGAGTGTCCCGTCGTCGAACCGTCGACCACTACGCCGGGCGATCCGATCTCCCTCTCGACAAACGAGGACATCGGTACCGTCTCCGTTCCCGGGGAAGCCAGCTACGACCCGGATACCGACGTCTGGACGGTTGTCGGCGACGGCCGGGACATCTGGCAGGATATCGATGAGTTCCACTTCGTCTACGCGACGACGTCAGAGCCCGTTCGTATCCAGGGACGTCTGAGCGAACTCGAGGGCGTCCACGAGTACAGTAAGGCCGGGCTGATGGTCCGGGACGGACTTGGCGACGACGACGCCCTTGCACTGATCGGTGCGACCCGGGACTACGGCAGTGAAGTGCTCTGGCGAACCCGGACTGGTGGCAATGCGGAGAGTACGCAGTACGAAGAGCCCTACGACGCGTTCCAGTGGTACCAACTCGTCGTCGACGAGCGTGGCGTGACGCTGTCGTTTTCGACGGACGGCGAGGAGTGGCAACCGCTCGAACAGTTACCGATCGAACTTCAGCCGCCATACCACGTTGGGCTTGCCGTCTGTAGCCACACAGACGATCTGACTGCCGAAGCCCGGTTCGAGAACGTGACCGTCAACGAACTCGAGAGCGAATAA